In Agelaius phoeniceus isolate bAgePho1 chromosome 18, bAgePho1.hap1, whole genome shotgun sequence, one genomic interval encodes:
- the PHETA1 gene encoding sesquipedalian-1, with protein MKLNERSLAFYATCDSPADKSGFLYKRGERHTAYHRRWFVLKGNMLFYFEERDSREPVGVIVLEGCNVELCDSAESFAFAIRFGGSKSRTYVLAADSQAAMESWVKSLSRASFDYMRLVVRELEKQLQEMSRGLPGGCGGSQDAPGPWKPMPPGLEQCRERLPALPAVPPKENGCAVWNNVPGPERPPDTSGCGGHDEEGAPRPPPPLPPRRRVSNGGTASAGPAVAPSPSTFCRLHEQYSREVARLRQDWQQKRRGSQP; from the coding sequence ATGAAGCTGAACGAGCGGAGCTTGGCCTTCTACGCCACCTGCGACTCCCCGGCCGACAAATCCGGCTTCCTCTACAAGCGCGGCGAGCGGCACACGGCCTATCACCGCCGCTGGTTCGTGCTCAAGGGAAACATGCTCTTCTACTTCGAGGAGCGGGACAGCCGGGAGCCCGTGGGCGTCATCGTGCTGGAGGGCTGCAATGTGGAGCTCTGCGATTCGGCCGAGAGCTTCGCCTTCGCCATCCGCTTTGGCGGCAGCAAGTCCCGCACCTACGTGCTGGCGGCGGACAGCCAGGCGGCCATGGAGTCGTGGGTGAAGTCGCTGTCCCGAGCCAGCTTTGACTACATGCGGCTGGTGGTGCGGGagctggagaagcagctgcaggagatgagCCGGGGGCTGCCCGGAGGATGCGGAGGCTCCCAGGACGCTCCCGGCCCTTGGAAGCCGATGCCGCCGGGGCTGGAGCAGTGCCGGGAGCGGCTGCCGGCTCTGCCCGCCGTCCCGCCGAAGGAGAACGGCTGTGCGGTGTGGAACAACGTGCCGGGGCCGGAGCGGCCGCCCGACACCTCTGGCTGCGGTGGGCACGATGAGGAGGgggcgccgcggccgccgccgccgctgccgccgcgcCGGCGGGTGTCGAACGGCGGGACAGCGAGCGCCGGGCCGGCCGTGGCACCGAGCCCGTCCACATTCTGCCGGCTCCACGAGCAGTACAGCCGGGAGGTGGCCCGGCTCCGGCAGGACTGGCAGCAGAAACGGCGtggctcccagccctga
- the SH2B3 gene encoding SH2B adapter protein 3 isoform X5: MTNPLFLPSQQPGRCCWSFGQAAVPVPARQDPGGLADVSFLSGVHGPDKCPGRARGSLVSSGAGPGEHHCRLSRVRRAGCTPATVLPDWPRCEICWGQRYGVVCQSPAAPRCRRQPSIPSGTRVHPGQCRQRGRLFSGCWGREDLAARQLHPWISAAFHVASSPPAPVPVLSTPLKSVPGGEPIGAAEPWQEPSGCGRARRPRGRRAAAGSCAGRKPRRRPEPGPACSHRAGGETEARPSQRGRLAGASAMNGHSLPAGTPAHPRGWHEFCELHAISTAKELARHYLRFATEHPHHDLLAAENFSVQFTDLFQQYFCHEVKEGIAMNQLRILPAGPARDYRDTHRRHTDASLGTVATKAEAEPGARPEQPIRAPEAAPSGLRKSWSSEELAGPARRPFSLSQLRRSWRSLFRRRSSDALPGDGDGEAAEAALKPGLGKRILPWGLSREQPPEVRKEGLLKYGLLDENSLDSGTRWQRCRLVLRRAGPPDAEEFVLELFDPPKDVVVSRLRAASFKGNY; this comes from the exons ATGACAAATCCGCTTTTCCTCCCCTCGCAGCAGCCGGGGCGCTGCTGCTGGAGTTTCGggcaggcagcagtgcctgtgccGGCGCGGCAGGATCCGGGTGGGTTGGCCGATGTTTCCTTCCTGAGCGGAGTGCACGGCCCCGATAAGTGCCCCGGGCGAGCACGAGGTTCTCTGGTGAGCAGCGGGGCCGGCCCTGGGGAGCACCACTGCCGGCTCAGCCGGGTACGCCGGGCCGGCTGCACGCCAGCCACGGTGCTGCCAGATTGGCCTCGCTGCGAAATCTGCTGGGGGCAGAGATACGGTGTGGTTTgccagagcccggcagctcctcgGTGCCGCAGGCAGCCGAGCATCCCCTCAGGAACGCGCGTTCACCCCGGGCAGTgccggcagcgcggccgcctcTTCTCAGGCTGCTGGGGCCGGGAGGATCTGGCAGCgaggcagctccatccctggatttctgcagcttttcatgtCGCTTCCTCCCCTCCCGCCCCCGTTCCAGTTTTATCAACTCCGTTGAAATCGGTCCCTGGAGGGGAACCCATCGGCGCTGCGGAGCCTTGGCAGGAGCCGAGCGGATGTGGCCGGGCCAGGCGTCCCCGCGGGCGGcgggcagctgcaggcagctgtgctggcaggaagCCGCGCAGACGCCCCGAGCCGGGACCTGCCTGCTCCCACCGCGcaggtggggaaactgaggcacggcccagccag CGCGGCCGCCTCGCTGGAGCCTCGGCAATGAATGGGCACTCGCTGCCGGCCGGCACGCCAGCGCATCCCCGGGGCTGGCATGAGTTCTGCGAGCTGCACGCCATCAGCACCGCCAAGGAGCTGGCGCGGCACTACCTGCGCTTCGCCACCGAGCACCCGCACCATGACCTGCTGGCCGCCGAGAACTTCTCGGTGCAGTTCACCGACCTCTTCCAGCAGTACTTCTGCCACGAGGTGAAGGAGGGCATCGCCATGAACCAGCTCCGCATCCTGCCCGCCGGCCCGGCGCGGGATTACCGGGACACGCACCGGCGCCACACCGACGCTTCCCTGGGCACGGTGGCCACCAAAGCCGAGGCGGAGCCCGGTGCCCGGCCCGAGCAGCCCATCCGAGCGCCCGAGGCTGCTCCCTCCGGGCTGCGCAAGTCCTGGAGCTCGGAGGAGCTGGCGGGGCCGGCTCGGAGGCCCTTCTCGCTCAGCCAGCTGCGCAGGAGCTGGCGCAGCCTCTTCCGACGCCGCTCCTCGGACGCGCTGCCCGGGGATGGCGATGGGGAGGCGGCGGAGGCGGCTCTCAAGCCGGGACTGGGGAAGCGcatcctgccctgggggctgtCGCGGGAGCAGCCCCCCGAGGTGCGCAAGGAGGGGCTGCTCAAGTACGGGCTGCTGGATGAGAATTCCCTGGACAGCGGGACGCGCTGGCAGCGCTGCCGCCTGGTGCTGCGGCGAGCGGGGCCGCCCGACGCCGAGGAGTTTGTGCTGGAGCTCTTCGACCCGCCCAAG GATGTGGTTGTTTCAAGGCTGAGAGCTGCTTCTTTCAAAG GAAATTATTAA
- the SH2B3 gene encoding SH2B adapter protein 3 isoform X4 translates to MTNPLFLPSQQPGRCCWSFGQAAVPVPARQDPGGLADVSFLSGVHGPDKCPGRARGSLVSSGAGPGEHHCRLSRVRRAGCTPATVLPDWPRCEICWGQRYGVVCQSPAAPRCRRQPSIPSGTRVHPGQCRQRGRLFSGCWGREDLAARQLHPWISAAFHVASSPPAPVPVLSTPLKSVPGGEPIGAAEPWQEPSGCGRARRPRGRRAAAGSCAGRKPRRRPEPGPACSHRAGGETEARPSQRGRLAGASAMNGHSLPAGTPAHPRGWHEFCELHAISTAKELARHYLRFATEHPHHDLLAAENFSVQFTDLFQQYFCHEVKEGIAMNQLRILPAGPARDYRDTHRRHTDASLGTVATKAEAEPGARPEQPIRAPEAAPSGLRKSWSSEELAGPARRPFSLSQLRRSWRSLFRRRSSDALPGDGDGEAAEAALKPGLGKRILPWGLSREQPPEVRKEGLLKYGLLDENSLDSGTRWQRCRLVLRRAGPPDAEEFVLELFDPPKEETSGRAGALSLPSGQQGQGAAG, encoded by the exons ATGACAAATCCGCTTTTCCTCCCCTCGCAGCAGCCGGGGCGCTGCTGCTGGAGTTTCGggcaggcagcagtgcctgtgccGGCGCGGCAGGATCCGGGTGGGTTGGCCGATGTTTCCTTCCTGAGCGGAGTGCACGGCCCCGATAAGTGCCCCGGGCGAGCACGAGGTTCTCTGGTGAGCAGCGGGGCCGGCCCTGGGGAGCACCACTGCCGGCTCAGCCGGGTACGCCGGGCCGGCTGCACGCCAGCCACGGTGCTGCCAGATTGGCCTCGCTGCGAAATCTGCTGGGGGCAGAGATACGGTGTGGTTTgccagagcccggcagctcctcgGTGCCGCAGGCAGCCGAGCATCCCCTCAGGAACGCGCGTTCACCCCGGGCAGTgccggcagcgcggccgcctcTTCTCAGGCTGCTGGGGCCGGGAGGATCTGGCAGCgaggcagctccatccctggatttctgcagcttttcatgtCGCTTCCTCCCCTCCCGCCCCCGTTCCAGTTTTATCAACTCCGTTGAAATCGGTCCCTGGAGGGGAACCCATCGGCGCTGCGGAGCCTTGGCAGGAGCCGAGCGGATGTGGCCGGGCCAGGCGTCCCCGCGGGCGGcgggcagctgcaggcagctgtgctggcaggaagCCGCGCAGACGCCCCGAGCCGGGACCTGCCTGCTCCCACCGCGcaggtggggaaactgaggcacggcccagccag CGCGGCCGCCTCGCTGGAGCCTCGGCAATGAATGGGCACTCGCTGCCGGCCGGCACGCCAGCGCATCCCCGGGGCTGGCATGAGTTCTGCGAGCTGCACGCCATCAGCACCGCCAAGGAGCTGGCGCGGCACTACCTGCGCTTCGCCACCGAGCACCCGCACCATGACCTGCTGGCCGCCGAGAACTTCTCGGTGCAGTTCACCGACCTCTTCCAGCAGTACTTCTGCCACGAGGTGAAGGAGGGCATCGCCATGAACCAGCTCCGCATCCTGCCCGCCGGCCCGGCGCGGGATTACCGGGACACGCACCGGCGCCACACCGACGCTTCCCTGGGCACGGTGGCCACCAAAGCCGAGGCGGAGCCCGGTGCCCGGCCCGAGCAGCCCATCCGAGCGCCCGAGGCTGCTCCCTCCGGGCTGCGCAAGTCCTGGAGCTCGGAGGAGCTGGCGGGGCCGGCTCGGAGGCCCTTCTCGCTCAGCCAGCTGCGCAGGAGCTGGCGCAGCCTCTTCCGACGCCGCTCCTCGGACGCGCTGCCCGGGGATGGCGATGGGGAGGCGGCGGAGGCGGCTCTCAAGCCGGGACTGGGGAAGCGcatcctgccctgggggctgtCGCGGGAGCAGCCCCCCGAGGTGCGCAAGGAGGGGCTGCTCAAGTACGGGCTGCTGGATGAGAATTCCCTGGACAGCGGGACGCGCTGGCAGCGCTGCCGCCTGGTGCTGCGGCGAGCGGGGCCGCCCGACGCCGAGGAGTTTGTGCTGGAGCTCTTCGACCCGCCCAAG GAGGAAACCTCCGGTAGAGCtggagccttgtccctgccttcagggcagcagggtcagggagcagctggctga